The Flavobacterium commune genome contains the following window.
GTTAGTTTGCTTTCAGAAAAATATAAAAACGGAAAAATGAATTTTATTAAAGCATTTTTTATCGGATTACAATCGAATTGGAAAGCAAAACAGAATTCGGAGTATTCTTCGTTGATTTACGTCTTAAAAAACAACTAAAACTTATTTTAAAGCCTTTTTAGAGGCTTTTTTGGTGTTTACGGTAACTTTATTGTCTGTTTTTTATTTTGGCTTTATTTTCAATCTATTTAATTCGTTTTTTATAGCTTTAAATTATAGCTTTCGTTTTATTAATAATAAAATCTAATACCGTAAAATTTTCCCATTTTTTCAGCCTTTTATAGGATGCTATCTATTTTTTTATATTTTTGCTACCAACACATCAATTACACAATTTAATTTAAAATGAAAAAAGTATTATTAATTATCGCAATTTCTATTTCAGTTGTTGCTTGTAACAAAACTGCCGAAGTTAAAGAAGTGAAAACAGCTTATGTAGATACTTCGGAATTAATGAAAGAATATACAGAGGCAAAAGATCTTGAAGCAAAGTATAAAGCACAATCAGAGGAAAAAGGAAGACAGTTAGAAGCTGAGATTAATCGTTTTAAGCAGGATGCTGCTAATTTCCAATCCCAGGCTCAGGCAAACGGTCAGGAATGGGCTCAAAAAAGAGGAGCTGAATTGCAAAAAAGAGAGCAACAATTAGGTTATGCTCAACAAGCTTTGGCGCAGCAATTACAACAAGAAAGTGGTGCAGAAATGGATACGCTTATCAAAGGAGTTAAGAAATTTATCAAGGATTACGGAAAAGAAAAAGGTTATTCTTATATCTACGGTACTGGAGATGCTGCTTCTATTCTATATGCTGAAGATAAGTATGATATCACTAAAGAAATCATTAAAGCCTTGAATGAGAAGTACAAAGCTTCTTCTAAATCAGAAACTAAAGCTGAAGAAAAGAAATAATTCTTTCTTTTAAAGTTTAAAAAATGCCTTCATTTAAATTATAAATGAAGGCATTTTTTTATTGATAAATTTTATTTTTTATTTGGATTACCAGGGAATAAAATTAGCCTAAAAGGACGAATTAAATAATATAAAAAATAGAGTTTTCTATTGAGTTTAATTGCCATATAATCCTCAGGTTGAGGATAACTAATGCTAATTAAGTTTTTTAATATATAGAGGTTTTTATCTCTTTTATTGGTATAAAAATTAGCAGTAAATTTCAACTGATAGTAATTATAAGAAATGGCATCAAACAAGGGAAATTTATGTTCTCTAACCTTTCTATAAGAGCTGTTTAATATTCTGTTTATTAAAGGATTTTCTGATTTTTGATTTTCTTTAAAATTAATTCCAATAATATTTGTTATTGCATTCCGAATAGAATTTAAATTATAATTGCTATTTAGTTCATTTATAATGATTTGATCAGTGGAAACAATTTTATTATTTTTAATCAGTTTTTCTAGTTCAATAAGAATTTGTGTAATAT
Protein-coding sequences here:
- a CDS encoding OmpH family outer membrane protein, with the translated sequence MKKVLLIIAISISVVACNKTAEVKEVKTAYVDTSELMKEYTEAKDLEAKYKAQSEEKGRQLEAEINRFKQDAANFQSQAQANGQEWAQKRGAELQKREQQLGYAQQALAQQLQQESGAEMDTLIKGVKKFIKDYGKEKGYSYIYGTGDAASILYAEDKYDITKEIIKALNEKYKASSKSETKAEEKK